In Plasmodium gaboni strain SY75 chromosome 14, whole genome shotgun sequence, one genomic interval encodes:
- a CDS encoding multidrug resistance protein 2 (heavy metal transport family), with the protein MDVSNYEYLRSYGINNELKRKRTHKKIIIYHIVDIIIFFLLLFSCYNFNFQLCYKYEKSIFYNFFKSSVDLFLLNVIRIVYTIILFRLHRRITELNALGKVYVISRHITGILAILNVIKMINYSYIVKSENPVYNTDMYLITLKVLFMVYSIFSSIYYYFTQFKLYNIKKKYIIARVELEKILINDIKSKKYNIYKSDENSGILGTDNNSTIMNNEYLNLDYKNLLDMNISYNKLNEKINNDIIKNTSDDQEKNMDYHNINNFQIKKKSSNFPYLNFFHKQSKDNKIDVKETFLNKTYSSKRSSKVDDSSSSNNNNNNINSKINYLENNITYAEFKKILVPYLWPSKRIDMKGNSSILRTYIVLIFLFILLSKIFSVISPIYLGWASNEVLKKSLSTSIYYLGLYVIFFFISKFLKEVCGVLYSQVQQSAFIELQESIFQTFHNLSYEWYSSKNSGGIMRIVDRGTESANNLMSSVLMYIIPATIEGIITCIIFIFKYKNSLLGSVLFIGLTLYIYSTIKITKWRKKIRTKANEMDNVYHDIAHDSLTNYENVKYFSNEKFEIKKFCNALSNYHRYNLKILNSLGILNTVQQFILNGTLFFTLLCVIYMIVKEGSDPGVFISVVVYTSNVFQPLSILGTLYATIIKSFTDISDLIDILRDKIDISNDQNLKKFELTSQEKKFGVSIEFNNVYFNYPTQPLNTSLKDINIYIKPGTTCALVGHTGSGKTTISKLLYRFYDSKGEIKIGGRNINEYTRNSIRNIIGIVPQDTILFNESIKYNILYGKLDATEEELTQAVKSAQLYDFIQSLPKKWDTLVGDKGVKLSGGERQRISIARCLLKDPKIVIFDEATSSLDSRTEFLFQKAVEDLRKNRTIIIIAHKLCTITTAELIILLNKGKIIERGTHLDLLKCNGEYTEMWNMQSKSNEPYNETSSSTDKDQDNKKNNDIILNTSKNINTTNFKSDSEENSQQLSDANNHFNQSKTNDHNNNINLDKKKEESQFIITKDNTHMDDHNINEKK; encoded by the coding sequence atggATGTATCAAATTACGAGTACTTAAGATCCTATGGTATTAATAACGAACTGAAGAGAAAAAGAACGCACAAGAAGATCATAATATATCACATAGTAgatatcataatatttttcttgttGTTATTTAGTTGTTACAATTTTAATTTTCAATTATGTTATAAATACGAAAAATCgatattttataatttttttaaatcatcagttgatttatttttgttgAATGTAATAAGAATAGTATACAccataattttatttagATTACATAGAAGGATAACAGAATTAAATGCATTAGGAAAGGTGTATGTAATATCTAGACATATAACAGGTATATTAGCAATATTGAATGTAattaaaatgataaattatAGTTATATAGTCAAATCAGAGAATCCTGTTTATAATACAGATATGTATTTAATAACGTTAAAAGTGTTATTTATGGTATATAGTATTTTTTcatcaatatattattatttcacacaatttaaattatataacataaagaagaaatatataatagcTCGAGTTgaattagaaaaaatattaataaatgatataaaatcaaagaaatataacatatacAAATCTGATGAAAACAGTGGTATATTAGGAACAGATAATAATAGTACTATAATGaataatgaatatttaaatcttgattataaaaatttattagatatgaatatatcttataacaaattaaatgaaaaaataaataatgatattataaaaaatacttCTGATGATCAGGAGAAAAATATGgattatcataatattaataattttcagataaagaaaaaatcCTCTAATTTTCcttatttaaatttttttcataaacaaagtaaagataataaaattgatGTAAAAgaaacatttttaaataaaacGTATAGTAGTAAACGTAGTAGTAAAGTGGATGatagtagtagtagtaataataataataataatataaactccaaaattaattatttagaaaataatataacatatgcagaatttaaaaaaatacttGTTCCATATTTGTGGCCAAGTAAAAGAATAGATATGAAAGGAAATAGTTCTATATTACGTACATATAttgttttaatatttttatttatattattatcaaaaatatttagTGTAATTTCTCCTATATATTTAGGTTGGGCATCAAATGaagtattaaaaaaaagtttatcaacttcaatatattatttaggtttatatgtaatatttttttttatatcaaaatttttaaaagaagTATGTGGTGTTTTATATTCACAAGTACAACAATCAGCATTTATAGAATTACAAGAATCTATATTTCAAACATTTCATAATTTATCATATGAATGGTATTCTAGTAAAAATTCAGGTGGTATTATGAGAATAGTTGATAGGGGTACTGAGAGTGCTAATAATTTGATGAGTTCTGTAttaatgtatattattCCAGCAACAATAGAAGGAATAATAAcatgtattatatttatttttaaatataaaaatagttTATTAGGTAgtgtattatttataggtttaactttatatatatattcaactataaaaataactaaatggagaaaaaaaataagaacAAAAGCAAATGAAATGGATAATGTATATCATGATATAGCACATGATTCATTAACaaattatgaaaatgtaaaatattttagtaatgaaaaatttgaaattaaaaaattttgtaaTGCTTTATCAAATTATCATAgatataatttaaaaatattaaatagTTTAGGTATTTTAAATACTGTTCAACAATTTATATTGAATGGTACATTATTCTTTACTTTATTAtgtgtaatatatatgatagTTAAAGAAGGATCAGATCCTGGTGTATTCATAAGTGTTGTTGTATATACATCTAATGTATTTCAACCTTTAAGTATATTAGGAACATTATATGCAACTATAATTAAATCATTTACTGATATAAGTGATTTAATAGATATTCTAAGAGATAAAATTGATATATCAAATGATCAAAATTTGAAAAAGTTTGAATTAACATcacaagaaaaaaaatttggTGTTAGTATTGAATTtaataatgtatattttaattatcCAACACAACCATTAAATACATCattaaaagatattaatatttatataaaaccAGGTACTACATGTGCTCTTGTTGGTCATACAGGATCAGGAAAAACAACCAtttcaaaattattatatcgATTCTATGATTCTAAAGgagaaataaaaataggAGGACgtaatattaatgaataTACTAGAAACTCTattagaaatattatagGTATAGTACCACAAGATAccattttatttaatgaatctataaaatataatattttatatggAAAACTAGATGCTACTGAAGAAGAATTAACACAAGCTGTCAAATCTGCTCaattatatgattttatACAATCACTTCCAAAAAAATGGGATACCTTAGTTGGTGATAAAGGAGTCAAATTGTCAGGAGGAGAACGACAAAGAATATCTATAGCTAGATGTTTATTAAAAGATCCTaaaattgttatatttGATGAAGCAACCAGTTCTTTAGATTCAAGAACAgaatttctttttcaaaAAGCTGTAGAAGATCtaagaaaaaatagaaccattattattatagCACATAAATTATGTACTATCACAACTGCTGAATTAATCATTCTATTGAATAAAGGAAAAATTATAGAAAGAGGAACACATCTagatttattaaaatgtaaTGGGGAATACACAGAAATGTGGAATATGCAATCAAAGTCAAATGAACCATATAATGAAACAAGTTCTTCAACTGATAAAGACcaagataataaaaaaaataatgatattatacTTAATACAtctaaaaatattaacacCACAAATTTTAAGTCAGACAGTGAAGAAAATAGTCAACAACTTAGTGACGCAAATAATCATTTTAATCAATCAAAAACTAATGATcacaataataatattaatttagacaaaaaaaaagaagaatcacaatttattattacaaagGATAACACACATATGGATgatcataatattaatgaaaaaaaatag
- a CDS encoding putative U3 snoRNA-associated small subunit rRNA processing protein, whose amino-acid sequence MVKSYDRYEYEDCLGIVNSKTSNCVFLNNNSIISGHDECVGIWNINEKEIKKKLSVPFLPPYYFFTHHVTYICINNMNKNIVAVGYANGSIRLFDIEKNKILSTFSGHTSGICKLKFNETGNYLCSCSKDTNIILWDIINDKGVFKLEGHTNVVTDIEFLQRKNYYLDDFLDNNILISVSKDCLIKVWELNIQSCVQTIVNCEEEITSLIINQTNTRLIVACNSFLKIYKINLYSNHIIKDTFTNSKIYITFLANIKRPTNSRIQNMSMIFFIDNEDIYNDTYEIVEQNNNKNVGEKTNNLLYSYHNNENINNSFISSSNVHNLKQNEDLLATDNLSNANILLNNNNLNTSNKYCERTRYCIDGDNSGLLICCTNLKRIEFYKINSIKNQKKSEKNKKKRYIEKLKKKKKKILNEKKKIEKFKGKESIDYNFLKQKLEDLEKELFIYNNYDIHTANDEIKYLFNYNYKFKLQNIDVMKKKKKDNYIYLLVSFMSNRLSVYQVNLYDILHNKDSFIVMDNQKKEETVDKDSIDMEINSGANKSDSDNKSDNKSDNKSDSNNDSDSNNDSDSNNDSDNKSDSNNKSDSNNDSDNNSNVNSEEENERQIKEKVKIVEKKIYDYSKCFKEICEINKGHNNSVDFLNLSSNKELLISICKKYVKIWNMNNLQNIITINLEGCTNAIFCNNDENIIISDECGYLYLYELKNIELKYSYKAHANKIISLSKKWNKNDSNSYVNSYGNYNNYYYDNYKSSTSNDIGFLSVGEENYLKIFEYTMGVATNELSESENENDDNINNFHSSNNIGRDENSSIVNKKKNYKKNSTREKLNNIDMYNKDYNSTNDEIKKENCEIFMFKEIDCYHLSDKVSCAMYSPDGKYICIGYLNNLIEILYSDTLKIHLTLYGHSLPITCIDISKDNKILASSSADKLIFLWNMEYGNVNKRLHTECDVVTKIQFFNNNNNLISISRDGYIKMWDAIKFQCICTVDGNFGMLKCLAINHNDDFFLTSGTHKSIRIWKKGDDLIFLEEERDKELNLQIEKEAIRNDLAYPSSVEKNVLLNKATIKTIETIKSSEKLIEYLDIIEEEIILLDTYYKNLTAYEEAKAKNELPDFVHPPTKPLPRPELLNKDPHQFIIEIMCNIKNNILNEVLISLPFSYAYKLLDYIKTYLISFHFFQKIQQNYKKYLSCGNFNFYVEYSINIVLTIINIYRNQFLFDNKFRFLLYELQQLILPHLKKSVEQCAFNQTTLNFLMYSMDDDELNLDLNLIQNNSFINKETKKIHQQKAD is encoded by the exons ATGGTGAAATCGTATGATAGATATGAATATGAAGACTGCTTAGGAATAGTAAATTCAAAAACTTCGAATTGCGTTTTTCTTAACAACAACAGTATAATATCAG GACATGATGAATGTGTTGGTATTTGGAATATAAATGagaaagaaataaaaaagaaactTAGTGTGCCTTTTCTTCCGCcgtattatttttttactCATCATGtaacatatatttgtattaataatatgaacaagAATATTGTAGCTGTTGGATATGCTAATGGTTCTATAAGATTATTTgatattgaaaaaaataaaatattatctaCCTTTAGTGGTCATACGTCTGGTATAtgtaaattaaaatttaatgaAACTGGTAATTATTTATGTTCTTGTAGTAAAGACAcgaatattatattatggGATATTATTAATGATAAAGGTGTTTTTAAACTTGAAGGACATACAAATGTTGTAACAGATATCGAATTTTtacaaagaaaaaattattatttagaTGATTTTcttgataataatattctaATTAGTGTATCCAAAGATTGCCTAATAAAAGTCTGGgaattaaatatacaatCATGTGTTCAAACTATTGTAAATTGTGAAGAAGAAATTACAAGCTTGATAATTAATCAAACAAATACCAGATTAATTGTTGCATGTAATtcctttttaaaaatttataaaattaatttatattctaATCATATCATTAAAGATACATTTACCAACTCTAAgatttatattacttttttaGCTAATATTAAAAGACCAACAAATAGTAGAATACAAAATATGAGcatgatattttttatagataatgaagatatatataatgatacATATGAAATAGtagaacaaaataataataaaaatgtgGGAGAAAAAACTAacaatttattatattcttatcataataatgaaaacattaataattcttttatatcatcttcaaatgttcataatttaaaacaaaatgaagaCCTATTAGCAACAGATAATTTGTCTAATgcaaatatattattaaataataacaactTAAATACATCCAATAAATATTGTGAAAGAACTAGATATTGTATTGATGGAGATAATAGTGGTCTTTTAATTTGCTGCACGAATTTAAAACGTATtgaattttataaaattaattctataaaaaatcaaaagaaatccgaaaaaaataaaaagaaaagatatattgaaaaattgaaaaaaaaaaaaaaaaaaattttaaatgaaaaaaaaaaaatcgAAAAATTTAAAGGAAAAGAAAGTATCGATTATAATTTTCTGAAACAAAAATTAGAAGATTtagaaaaagaattattcatttataataattatgatatacatacagcaaatgatgaaataaaatatttatttaattacaattataaatttaaattacaaaatatagatgttatgaaaaagaaaaaaaaagataattatatatatctcCTTGTTTCTTTTATGTCTAATCGTTTGAGTGTGTATCAGGTTAATTTATATGACATTTTGCATAATAAGGATAGTTTTATTGTAATGGATAATCAGAAAAAGGAGGAAACTGTAGATAAGGATAGCATTGATATGGAAATTAATAGTGGGGCCAATAAAAGTGatagtgataataaaaGTGATAATAAAAGTGATAATAAAAGTGATAGTAATAATGATAGTGATAGTAATAATGATAGTGATAGTAATAATGATAGTGATAACAAAAGTGATAGTAATAACAAAAGTGATAGTAATAATGatagtgataataatagtaatgTTAATAGTGAGGAAGAGAATGAAAGACAAATAAAGGAAAAGGTTAAAATTGtggagaaaaaaatttatgattattcaaaatgttttaaagaaatatgCGAAATAAACAAAGGTCATAATAATTCTGTCgattttttaaatttatcATCAAATAAAGAATTGTTAATTTCcatatgtaaaaaatatgtaaagATATGgaatatgaataatttacaaaatattataactATAAATTTAGAAGGATGTACAAATGCtatattttgtaataatgatgagaatataataattagTGACGAATGTggttatttatatttatatgaattaaaaaatattgagTTAAAATATAGTTATAAAGCCCATGcaaataaaattatcaGTCTGTCGAAAAAATGGAATAAAAACGATAGTAATAGTTATGTTAATAGTTATGgtaattataataattattattatgataattataaaagtAGTACAAGTAATGATATAGGCTTTTTATCTGTGGGAgaagaaaattatttgaaGATTTTTGAATATACAATGGGTGTGGCAACCAATGAATTAAGTGAAAgtgaaaatgaaaatgatgataatataaataattttcatagtagtaataatattggAAGAGATGAAAATTCTTCTATTgtgaataaaaaaaaaaattataaaaaaaattcaacAAGGGAAAAACTAAACAATATTGATATGTACAATAAAGATTATAATTCTACAAATGATGagataaaaaaagaaaattgtgaaatatttatgtttaaaGAAATTGATTGTTATCATTTAAGTGATAAAGTTAGTTGTGCTATGTATTCACCAGATgggaaatatatatgtattggttatttaaataatttaatagaaatattatatagtGATACTTTAAAGATACATTTGACATTATATGGTCATAGTTTACCAATAACATGTATAGATATATcaaaagataataaaatattagCATCTAGTTCTGCtgataaattaatatttttatggAATATGGAATATGgtaatgtaaataaaagatTACATACTGAATGTGATGTAGTTACAAAAatacaattttttaataataataataatttaataagTATATCAAGAGAtggatatataaaaatgtgGGATGCAATAAAATTTCAATGTATATGTACTGTAGATGGAAATTTTGGCATGTTGAAATGTTTAGCTATTAATCATAATGATGATTTCTTTTTAACTTCAGGTACACATAAAAGTATAAGAATTTGGAAAAAAGGAGAtgatttaatatttttagaagaagaaagagataaagaattaaattTACAAATAGAAAAAGAAGCTATTCGAAATGATTTAGCATATCCTTCTTCtgtagaaaaaaatgttcTATTAAATAAAGCTACTATTAAAACTATAGAAACAATAAAATCATCAGAAAAATTAATTGAATATCTAGATATTATAGAAGAAGAAATCATTTTATTAgatacatattataaaaatttaacAGCATATGAAGAAGCTAAAGCAAAAAATGAACTACCAGATTTTGTTCACCCACCAACGAAACCATTACCAAGACcagaattattaaataaagatCCTCATCAATTTATAATAGAAATTATGtgtaatattaaaaataatattctaAATGAAGTTCTAATCTCTTTACCATTTTCATATgcatataaattattagattatattaaaacctatttaatatcatttcatttttttcaaaaaattcaacaaaattataaaaaatatctttCATGTGGGAATTTTAATTTCTATGTAGAATAttctataaatattgtactaacaattattaatatttatagaaaTCAATTTCTATTCGATAATAAATTTCGTTTTCTACTTTATGAATTACAACAACTAATTCTGCCTCATCTCAAAAAATCAGTAGAACAATGTGCTTTTAATCAAACGACACTcaattttttaatgtattCAATGGATGACGACGAATTAAATCTAGATCTTAATCttattcaaaataattcttttataaataaagaaacaaaaaaaatacatcAACAAAAGGCAGATTGA